A stretch of the Serratia marcescens genome encodes the following:
- a CDS encoding condensation domain-containing protein, whose translation MIGDFDSILSDEEAQRLESAFQALGAASVNGDRPVSEAEERAWFAHLQQGDARGQRALAWRLTGDVDIAQLTAALQALVRETPGVDVHYVFDDENGLEKRPAGSAPLPVSLRQVVDEPHAMGCLLQAQATPFELENEAPLRCLLLLTPGDAVILGVVLHDILAETLPWRHLPAMLSARYNGDVMPLPFAVEPVELAETSEPQLPWVRQAVSLQDYRSPAQRADALPPVGSRVVTRIDRSLLLANDTPRALLAAVAARFAEFVAAQAGGQAVQLCVPAAETAECVGLELGLTAPPLMRLTVQHGESDVGQRLLAQAVAEQPDPQRAQLLVAWRDDLAAEWRLEGVHAERLLLPPLHTPFELALLLGLPEAEALTLELVTDPRLSPHVAPFLLEQFSAFLAGQRIAVALPAAEAASPAMAAPAANGDADESVAPLILQEFREALVAPEMTLDEDFFDRGGHSLVATRVIGRLLSLHQIEININDLFSHPTARGLAGYAKRLNVAQPNAAVATADDHDRAQAPLSLAQESLWKVYEAFGHDEIFNLPFSLRFFDAVDETALRQAFIDVMTRHTVLRSRFVEQQGEVVQVVVPAAELSDYSWFRFSHETPAGNAAALLADAGQHRFDLAAELPLRATLLRDADNGQQLLSLLFHHVVLDEWSLNLMMDELGVAYRHRVVGQAPQWSGQPPQFHTFARQQRASGVQQQHLDYWLDALRGAPVGQPIFRQEASTHPAVPAPADVNGGWLEFEVDPAVAEGLYQLARRNNASLFNVVYAGITSALRLLGGPADLLVGTSTSGRNDAEFFDTVGYFTTVVVHRVRFDEGLTVAGLVSQVKNTINGSLPYTDIPIDLVEEGLFGVDADRKNHMFEVFIQIHSRIKLNGEFRLQDGSAIAYRQVEPEKAESLLGLQFEVMEDDLAGKKSLRVMMTYRQDHYSREQANLIADGVQHVFTQFAQHIAGDIALAALPPA comes from the coding sequence GTGATCGGTGATTTTGACAGCATTCTGAGCGATGAAGAGGCCCAGCGGCTGGAGAGCGCCTTTCAGGCGCTGGGCGCGGCGTCGGTGAACGGCGATCGGCCGGTAAGCGAAGCCGAAGAGCGGGCGTGGTTCGCCCATCTGCAACAGGGTGACGCTCGCGGGCAGCGGGCGCTGGCCTGGCGCCTGACGGGGGACGTGGATATCGCCCAACTGACGGCGGCGCTGCAGGCGTTGGTGCGGGAAACGCCGGGCGTGGACGTGCATTACGTTTTTGATGACGAAAACGGTCTTGAGAAACGCCCCGCCGGCTCGGCGCCGTTGCCGGTGAGCCTTCGTCAGGTGGTGGACGAACCACACGCCATGGGTTGCCTGCTGCAAGCGCAGGCAACGCCGTTTGAGCTGGAAAACGAAGCGCCGCTGCGCTGCCTGCTGTTGCTCACGCCGGGCGATGCGGTGATTTTGGGCGTGGTCTTGCATGACATCCTGGCGGAAACGCTGCCGTGGCGCCACCTGCCGGCGATGCTGTCCGCCCGTTATAACGGGGATGTGATGCCTCTGCCTTTCGCGGTGGAACCGGTCGAGCTGGCGGAAACCTCGGAGCCGCAGCTGCCGTGGGTGCGCCAGGCGGTCTCGCTGCAGGATTATCGCAGCCCGGCGCAGCGCGCTGATGCGTTGCCGCCGGTGGGCTCGCGCGTGGTCACGCGCATTGATCGCTCGCTGTTGCTCGCCAACGACACGCCGCGGGCCTTGCTGGCGGCGGTGGCGGCACGGTTTGCCGAATTCGTCGCCGCGCAGGCCGGCGGCCAAGCGGTGCAGCTGTGCGTGCCGGCGGCGGAGACGGCGGAGTGCGTCGGCCTGGAGCTGGGCCTGACGGCGCCGCCGCTGATGCGTTTGACCGTGCAGCATGGCGAGAGCGACGTCGGGCAGCGGCTGCTGGCGCAGGCCGTGGCTGAACAGCCGGACCCGCAACGGGCGCAACTGCTGGTGGCCTGGCGCGACGATCTGGCCGCAGAGTGGCGGCTGGAAGGCGTTCACGCCGAACGCCTGTTGCTGCCGCCGCTGCATACGCCGTTCGAACTGGCGCTGCTGCTGGGCTTGCCGGAAGCGGAAGCGCTGACGCTCGAGCTGGTCACCGACCCGCGCCTGTCTCCCCATGTGGCACCTTTCTTGCTGGAGCAGTTCAGCGCCTTCCTGGCCGGGCAGCGGATTGCCGTCGCACTGCCGGCGGCTGAGGCCGCTTCCCCGGCGATGGCCGCGCCGGCGGCGAACGGCGACGCGGACGAAAGCGTTGCACCGCTGATTTTGCAGGAGTTCCGTGAGGCGCTGGTGGCGCCGGAAATGACCCTGGATGAAGACTTCTTCGATCGCGGCGGCCATTCGCTGGTCGCCACCCGGGTGATCGGTCGCTTGCTGAGCCTGCATCAGATCGAAATCAACATTAACGATCTGTTCAGCCATCCGACGGCGCGCGGGTTGGCGGGCTACGCCAAACGCCTGAACGTCGCGCAGCCGAATGCCGCGGTGGCCACCGCCGACGATCATGATCGCGCGCAGGCGCCGCTGTCGCTGGCGCAGGAATCGCTGTGGAAGGTGTATGAAGCCTTCGGCCATGACGAGATTTTCAACCTGCCGTTCTCTCTGCGCTTCTTCGATGCAGTAGACGAAACGGCGCTGCGTCAGGCGTTTATCGACGTCATGACTCGCCATACCGTGCTGCGTTCACGCTTCGTCGAGCAGCAGGGAGAGGTGGTACAGGTGGTGGTGCCGGCCGCCGAACTCTCGGATTACTCGTGGTTCCGCTTCTCCCACGAAACGCCGGCGGGCAACGCCGCCGCCCTGTTGGCCGACGCCGGCCAGCACCGGTTCGATCTGGCCGCCGAGCTGCCGCTGCGCGCCACGCTGCTGCGCGATGCGGACAACGGCCAGCAGCTGCTGTCGCTATTGTTCCACCATGTGGTGCTGGATGAATGGTCGCTCAACCTGATGATGGACGAGCTGGGCGTCGCCTATCGCCATCGCGTCGTCGGCCAGGCACCGCAGTGGAGTGGGCAACCACCGCAGTTCCACACCTTCGCCCGTCAGCAGCGGGCCTCCGGGGTGCAGCAGCAACATCTGGACTACTGGCTCGATGCGCTGCGCGGCGCACCGGTCGGCCAGCCGATCTTCCGGCAAGAAGCATCCACCCACCCGGCGGTGCCGGCACCGGCGGACGTCAACGGCGGCTGGCTGGAGTTCGAGGTCGATCCTGCCGTGGCGGAAGGCCTGTATCAGCTTGCCCGCCGCAACAACGCTTCGCTGTTCAACGTGGTGTATGCCGGGATTACCTCGGCGCTGCGCCTGCTCGGCGGCCCGGCGGATCTGCTGGTGGGCACCTCGACCTCCGGCCGTAACGACGCCGAGTTCTTCGATACCGTCGGCTACTTCACCACCGTGGTGGTGCACCGCGTGCGCTTCGACGAAGGGCTGACGGTGGCCGGGTTGGTCAGCCAGGTGAAAAACACCATCAACGGCTCGCTGCCGTACACCGACATTCCGATCGATCTGGTGGAGGAAGGGCTGTTCGGCGTGGACGCCGACCGCAAGAACCACATGTTCGAAGTGTTCATCCAAATCCACAGCCGCATCAAGCTGAACGGCGAGTTCCGGCTGCAGGACGGCAGCGCGATCGCCTACCGTCAGGTGGAGCCGGAGAAAGCCGAATCGTTGCTCGGCCTGCAGTTTGAGGTGATGGAAGACGATCTGGCCGGGAAGAAATCCCTGCGGGTGATGATGACCTACCGCCAGGACCACTACAGCCGGGAGCAGGCCAATCTGATCGCCGACGGCGTTCAGCACGTCTTTACCCAGTTTGCGCAGCACATCGCTGGCGATATCGCTCTGGCGGCGCTGCCGCCCGCATGA
- a CDS encoding YncE family protein, translating into MSGTLATPRALLSLLVAASLVVAGAAQADDAGIKPQDIKREALSSTVVEMAYSTSQQALFVSAPDWKEEARSRVLRLDPNTLAIKAEIPLQVKGFGVALNDAGNRLYLTQAFNGEVGVVDTTTNHALGSIKLLDKAVLEQAYKQAGISGKRLDFLLAELKKFKITEDYLYRLRELKYDAQSGRLFLPGLGFGVDSVLYVVDTKAGKLEKVIPGFGYNAVGITLDEKGRRVFVSNMQGQVITLNADTLAITATHEVQADQLLNLVYDPASNRLLGVDQGIDRDDYRNHHLGHDYVKRSSGHRVFALDADSGKVLASELTDEVPIGLLLDERSQRLYVANRKGVRVDHGAGTLTVFDAKTLKRLQTVDLPPHPNSLALDPKGDALFVTVKNDGASTKAGKPESVVRIQLHTR; encoded by the coding sequence ATGTCTGGAACCCTAGCAACCCCGCGCGCGTTACTGTCGCTGCTGGTGGCGGCCTCTCTGGTGGTCGCCGGCGCCGCGCAGGCCGACGATGCCGGCATCAAACCGCAGGACATCAAGCGCGAGGCGCTGTCGTCGACGGTGGTGGAGATGGCCTACAGCACCTCGCAACAGGCGCTGTTCGTCAGCGCACCAGACTGGAAGGAAGAGGCGCGCTCCCGCGTGCTGCGGCTGGATCCCAACACCCTGGCGATCAAAGCGGAGATCCCGCTGCAGGTGAAAGGCTTCGGCGTGGCGCTGAACGATGCGGGCAATCGCCTATACCTGACGCAGGCCTTCAACGGCGAAGTCGGGGTGGTGGACACCACCACCAACCACGCGCTGGGCAGCATCAAGCTGCTGGACAAAGCGGTGCTGGAGCAGGCTTACAAGCAGGCGGGCATCAGCGGCAAGCGCCTGGATTTCCTGTTGGCGGAGCTGAAGAAATTCAAAATCACCGAGGACTACCTGTACCGCCTCCGCGAGCTCAAGTATGACGCGCAAAGCGGCCGTCTGTTCCTGCCGGGCCTGGGCTTCGGCGTCGACAGCGTGCTGTACGTGGTCGATACCAAGGCCGGCAAGCTGGAGAAAGTGATCCCGGGCTTCGGCTACAACGCGGTGGGCATCACGCTGGATGAGAAGGGCCGTCGGGTATTCGTCTCCAACATGCAGGGGCAGGTGATCACCCTGAACGCCGACACGCTGGCGATCACCGCCACGCACGAAGTACAGGCCGATCAGCTGCTGAACCTGGTGTATGATCCGGCGAGCAATCGCCTGTTGGGCGTCGATCAGGGCATCGATCGCGACGACTACCGCAACCATCATCTGGGGCACGACTACGTGAAGCGCAGCAGCGGCCATCGGGTGTTTGCGCTGGATGCGGACAGCGGCAAGGTGCTGGCCAGCGAGCTGACGGATGAGGTGCCGATCGGCCTGCTGCTCGACGAGCGCAGCCAGCGGCTGTATGTCGCCAACCGCAAAGGCGTGCGTGTGGATCATGGCGCCGGGACGCTGACGGTGTTCGACGCCAAGACGCTCAAGCGCCTGCAAACCGTAGACCTGCCGCCGCACCCTAACAGCCTGGCGTTGGATCCGAAAGGCGACGCGCTGTTCGTGACGGTGAAAAACGACGGCGCTTCCACCAAGGCCGGTAAGCCGGAAAGCGTGGTGCGTATTCAGCTGCATACCAGGTAA
- a CDS encoding TonB-dependent siderophore receptor — translation MKSKLSRYSLATLIGLGLGASAFANAAQQTDTPTTEENSGAADKKPRGEDTIVVTAARQNLQAPGVSTITADEIQKRPPARDISELIRTMPGVNLTGNSTSGQRGNNRQIDIRGMGPENTLILIDGKPASSRNSVRQGWRGERDSRGDTAWVPPEMIERIEVLRGPAAARYGNGAAGGVVNIITKKAGDALHGSLNGYFNVPQHKQEGATKRTDFSLSGPLSDSLSFRLFGGYSKTQADAWDINESHKSERVGAYANSVPAGREGVVDKNIDALLHWDFAHLQSLEFEYAYGRQGNLYAGDTQNTNTNALVQSNYGEETNRIYRETFGLTHRGAWDNGVSTNNYVQFERTRNTRLNEGLAGGTEGIFDTKNTGFGTTKLDDFLAHSEVSVPFELGVAQTATLGTEWTQQRMKDGTSTSQTLMGGTIPGMTTGTRSPYASAHIFSLFAEDNIELTDTTMLTPGLRYDLHSESGNNWSPALNLSQELGDYFTLKMGIARSYKAPTLFQTNGNYLLYSKGQGCAGSDTKNGCYLLGNDDLKAETSVNKEIGLEFHNEGWLAGVTYFRNDYHNKIEAGNSRIATSSTGTAVYQWENVPKAVVQGLEGSLNVPVSETVTWSNNATYMIENKNKTTGDYLSVIPKFTVNSTLSWQATQDLSMQSTLTWYGRQKPKKYNYQGKPATGGETREVSPYAVVGASATYDLTKNVSLTAGIDNLFDKRQFRAGNAQNVGDPNTGAINIAGAGAATYNEPGRTYYMSINTHF, via the coding sequence ATGAAAAGCAAGCTATCACGTTATTCTTTAGCCACTCTTATCGGCTTGGGATTGGGCGCGTCCGCGTTCGCCAACGCCGCACAGCAGACCGACACCCCCACCACGGAAGAAAACAGCGGCGCAGCGGATAAAAAACCGCGCGGCGAAGACACCATCGTGGTGACCGCCGCCCGGCAGAACCTGCAGGCACCGGGGGTGTCCACCATCACCGCCGACGAGATCCAAAAACGCCCGCCGGCGCGCGACATCAGCGAACTGATCCGCACCATGCCCGGGGTTAACCTGACCGGCAACTCCACCAGCGGCCAGCGTGGCAACAACCGCCAGATCGATATCCGCGGCATGGGCCCGGAAAACACCCTGATTCTGATCGACGGCAAGCCGGCCTCCAGCCGCAACTCGGTGCGCCAGGGCTGGCGCGGCGAGCGCGACTCGCGCGGCGATACCGCCTGGGTGCCGCCGGAAATGATCGAGCGCATCGAAGTGCTGCGCGGCCCTGCCGCAGCGCGCTACGGCAACGGCGCCGCGGGCGGCGTGGTCAACATCATCACCAAGAAGGCCGGCGATGCGCTGCACGGCTCGCTGAACGGCTACTTCAACGTGCCGCAGCACAAGCAGGAGGGTGCCACCAAGCGCACCGACTTCAGCCTGTCCGGCCCGCTGAGCGATTCCCTGAGCTTCCGCCTGTTCGGCGGCTACAGCAAAACGCAGGCCGATGCCTGGGACATTAACGAATCACACAAGTCCGAACGCGTCGGCGCCTACGCCAACAGCGTCCCGGCCGGGCGCGAAGGGGTAGTCGATAAAAACATCGACGCCTTGCTGCACTGGGACTTCGCCCATCTGCAGTCGCTGGAGTTCGAGTACGCTTACGGCCGCCAGGGCAACCTGTACGCCGGCGATACCCAGAACACCAACACCAACGCCCTGGTGCAGAGCAACTACGGCGAAGAGACCAACCGCATCTACCGTGAAACCTTCGGCCTGACCCACCGCGGCGCCTGGGACAACGGCGTGAGCACCAACAACTACGTTCAGTTTGAACGCACCCGCAACACCCGCCTGAACGAAGGGCTGGCCGGCGGCACCGAAGGCATCTTCGACACCAAAAACACCGGGTTCGGCACCACCAAACTGGACGACTTCCTGGCGCACAGCGAAGTCAGCGTGCCGTTTGAACTGGGCGTCGCCCAGACCGCCACGCTGGGTACCGAGTGGACCCAGCAGCGGATGAAAGACGGCACGTCCACCAGCCAAACGCTGATGGGCGGCACCATTCCCGGCATGACTACCGGTACGCGCAGCCCTTACGCTTCCGCGCATATCTTCTCGCTGTTCGCCGAAGACAATATCGAGCTGACCGACACCACCATGCTGACGCCGGGCCTGCGTTACGATCTGCATTCCGAATCCGGCAACAACTGGAGCCCGGCGCTGAACCTGTCGCAGGAACTGGGCGACTACTTCACGCTGAAGATGGGCATCGCGCGTTCCTATAAAGCCCCGACGCTGTTCCAGACCAACGGCAACTACCTGCTGTACAGCAAAGGCCAGGGATGTGCCGGCAGCGATACCAAAAACGGCTGCTACCTGCTGGGCAACGACGATCTGAAAGCGGAAACCAGCGTCAACAAAGAGATCGGGCTGGAATTCCATAACGAAGGCTGGCTGGCCGGCGTGACCTACTTCCGCAACGATTACCACAACAAGATTGAGGCGGGTAACTCTCGCATCGCCACCAGCAGTACCGGCACGGCGGTCTATCAGTGGGAAAACGTACCGAAAGCGGTGGTACAAGGGCTGGAAGGCTCGTTGAACGTGCCGGTCAGCGAGACCGTCACCTGGAGCAACAACGCCACCTACATGATCGAGAACAAGAACAAGACCACCGGCGATTACCTGTCGGTGATCCCGAAGTTCACCGTCAACTCGACCCTCAGCTGGCAGGCCACGCAGGATCTGTCGATGCAGTCCACCCTGACCTGGTACGGCCGTCAGAAACCGAAGAAGTACAACTACCAGGGTAAACCGGCCACCGGCGGCGAAACCCGCGAGGTCAGCCCTTATGCCGTCGTCGGCGCCAGCGCGACCTATGACCTGACCAAAAACGTCAGCCTCACCGCCGGCATCGACAACCTGTTCGACAAACGCCAGTTCCGCGCCGGCAACGCGCAGAACGTGGGCGATCCGAACACCGGCGCGATTAACATCGCCGGCGCGGGCGCGGCCACCTACAACGAACCGGGCCGTACCTACTACATGAGCATCAACACCCACTTCTGA
- the fes gene encoding enterochelin esterase, which translates to MNTELQSESSRLLASSNAGSPGWWLTVARRGTPWVEPAGNGRWRTTFFWRDPQGCELTSAYRRVWININCLTDHHQPNPPQSLQRLAGTDVWYWQTELSGAWRGSYCFIPCFDERPPAFSGDDAHANMHNLRHWWHQVFASATPDLLNPYRSWQSASGHSVSGLHMPDAPPQPVWRSFDEYEIASGRCTPPLPARLQRHTWQSERLGNSRDVWIYTTGDSKPAERPLAILLDGQFWAKQMPVWEPLMQLTREGALPEAVYVLIDIIDLPHRARELTCKDDFWLAVQEELMPQLADWAPHSDKPADTVVAGQSFGGLASLYAGLRWPQRFGAVITQSGSYWWPRRDMLQLPSIPDDACWLMQQVERHGLGNHGALKVFMEAGSQEKLVHRVSGEMAARLSDAGHRVHYRVVEGGHDALCWRSGLTDGLQAVWASAFATAYPASATARGTHDGKPESVR; encoded by the coding sequence GTGAATACAGAACTACAGTCAGAAAGCAGCAGATTATTGGCCAGCAGCAATGCGGGCAGTCCAGGGTGGTGGTTGACGGTGGCACGGCGCGGTACGCCATGGGTAGAACCGGCGGGTAACGGCCGCTGGCGAACCACCTTTTTCTGGCGCGATCCTCAGGGATGCGAATTGACCTCCGCCTACCGTCGCGTGTGGATCAACATTAACTGCCTGACCGACCATCATCAGCCGAATCCGCCGCAAAGCCTGCAGCGTTTGGCCGGCACCGACGTGTGGTACTGGCAGACCGAGCTGAGCGGCGCCTGGCGCGGCAGCTACTGCTTTATCCCCTGCTTTGACGAGCGGCCGCCGGCGTTCAGCGGCGACGATGCGCACGCCAACATGCACAACTTGCGCCACTGGTGGCATCAGGTGTTCGCCAGCGCCACCCCCGATTTGCTCAACCCGTATCGCTCCTGGCAAAGCGCCAGCGGCCACAGCGTCTCCGGCCTGCACATGCCGGATGCGCCGCCGCAGCCGGTATGGCGCTCGTTCGACGAGTACGAGATCGCCAGCGGGCGCTGCACGCCGCCGTTGCCGGCGCGTTTGCAGCGCCATACCTGGCAGAGCGAACGCCTGGGCAACAGCCGCGATGTCTGGATCTACACGACAGGCGACAGCAAGCCGGCCGAGCGTCCGTTGGCTATCCTGCTCGACGGCCAGTTCTGGGCGAAGCAGATGCCGGTCTGGGAGCCGCTGATGCAACTGACCCGCGAGGGGGCGTTGCCGGAAGCGGTGTATGTGCTGATCGACATCATCGATCTGCCGCACCGGGCGCGAGAATTAACCTGCAAGGACGATTTCTGGCTGGCGGTGCAGGAAGAACTGATGCCGCAGCTGGCCGACTGGGCGCCGCACAGCGACAAACCGGCCGATACGGTGGTGGCGGGGCAAAGCTTTGGCGGTCTGGCCTCCCTGTATGCCGGGCTGCGCTGGCCGCAGCGTTTCGGCGCGGTGATCACCCAGTCCGGTTCCTATTGGTGGCCGCGGCGCGACATGCTGCAGCTGCCGAGCATTCCCGACGACGCCTGCTGGCTGATGCAGCAGGTAGAACGGCACGGCTTGGGCAACCACGGCGCGCTGAAGGTATTTATGGAAGCCGGTTCGCAGGAAAAGCTGGTGCACCGGGTCAGCGGCGAAATGGCGGCGCGCCTGAGCGACGCCGGCCATCGGGTGCACTACCGGGTGGTGGAAGGCGGGCACGACGCGCTGTGCTGGCGCAGTGGCCTGACCGACGGGCTGCAGGCGGTCTGGGCCTCCGCTTTCGCCACCGCTTACCCGGCATCGGCGACGGCACGAGGAACACATGATGGAAAGCCTGAATCCGTTCGATGA
- a CDS encoding MbtH family protein codes for MESLNPFDDPQQRSLVLRNVQQQYSLWPDFRAIPSDWTIVFGPAAHTACAEWLEQHWQGILPVAAREA; via the coding sequence ATGGAAAGCCTGAATCCGTTCGATGATCCACAGCAGCGCAGCCTGGTGCTGCGCAACGTACAACAACAATACAGTTTGTGGCCGGATTTCCGCGCCATTCCGTCCGATTGGACGATCGTCTTCGGCCCGGCGGCGCACACCGCGTGCGCCGAATGGCTGGAACAGCATTGGCAAGGCATTCTGCCGGTCGCAGCACGCGAGGCGTGA